In Mycolicibacterium aubagnense, the DNA window CTGGTCGGTGATGGTGCTGTTCATGCCGCAGGCGGTCTACGGCATCGACGCGCTCGGCAAGTTCGTGCTCGGGGCCGTCCCGATCGCGGTGGGTTCGTTCATGCGCATCCCGTACACCATCGGGCCGGCCAAGTTCGGTGGCCGCAATTTCACCATCTTCAGCGCTTTGATGCTGGCGGTCCCGTGTGCGCTGACCATGTACTTCATGATGCATCCGGGTACGTCGTACACGACGTTCCTGATCGTCGCGGCGGTCGCGGGCTTCGGTGGCGGTAACTTCGCGTCGTCGATGACCAACATCAACGCCTTCTACCCGCAGCGGCTGAAGGGCTGGGCGCTCGGCTTGAACGCCGGCGGCGGCAACATCGGTGTCCCGGCCCTCCAGATCATCGGCCTGGTCGTCATCGCCACCCTCGGCAACCGTCGCCCGGAGGTCGTCTGTGCCATCTACCTGGTCCTGCTGGCCGCCGCGGCCATCGGTGCCGCGCTGTTCATGGACAACATCCAAGGGCAGAAGTCCAACCTGTCGGCGATGGTCGAGGCCATGAAGTTCCGCAACTCGTGGGTGATGTGTTTCTTGTACATCGGCACGTTCGGTTCGTTCATCGGCTTCAGCTTCGCGTTCACCCAGATCCTGAACATCAACTTCACCGCGCAGGACGTCGCGCCGCTGCTGGACAAGTATCACGTCGCATCGGTCGCCAAACTGCCCAAGGAGGCCGCCAAGGAGCTGGCCAAGGCCAACTTCGACGCGTCCATCCACACCGCGTGGATCGCGTTCCTCGGCCCGCTGCTCGGCTCGATCTCGCGTCCGTTCGGCGGCAAGCTGGCCGACAAGATCGGCGGCGGCAAGATCACGCTCTACACGTTCGCCGCGATGACGGCCGTCACCGGCGTCCTGGTCGCGGGCGGCATGTGGGATGACGCCACCAAGGGCCCGGCGACCGGCGCTCAGATGGCGCTCTACATCGCGGCGTTCATGGTGCTCTTCATCCTGACCGGCATCGGTAATGGCTCGACCTACAAGATGATCCCGTCGATCTTCGAGGCCAAGGCGCAGAGCAAGGACGAGCTCGGTGCGAAGGAGAAGATGCTGTGGTCGCGCAGCATGTCCGGTGCCCTGATCGGCTTCGCCGGTGCGGTCGGCGCGTTCGGTGGGGTGCTCGTCAACATCGTGCTCCGGACGTCCTATGCGGGGCCGTCGCACTCGGCGACCACCGCCTTCTGGGTGTTCCTCGCCTTCTACGTGGTGTGCGGCGTCGTCACCTGGTTCGTGTTCCTGCGCCAGCCGCACTTGCGTGCCGCGACGGGGGAGCACGTCGGCCGGGGAGTTGTCCCGGCGACCTAGTCAGTTGGCCGGAATGCCCCGCGGGAGTTTCCCGCGGGGCATTCTCACGTGTGTGATCCAGATAACTGGTCCAACCAGTTGACCAGTTACCGATAGACCCTCGATCATCGGTGCATGGACATCGCACCCGTCTCCCGCGCGGCGGTCAGTGATGCGGTGTTCGCGCATCTCGTCGACGAAATCCTGTCCGGACGCGTTGCGGTCGACGAGGCCCTGCCGTCCGAGCGTGAGCTGGCCCTGGCGTTCGCGGTGAATCGGCACGCCATCCGGGAAGCGCTCAAGCGGCTGCAGCAGGCCCGCCTGGTCCGGATCAGCCACGGCGGTAAGACGCGGGTCCAGGATTGGCGCCAGACGGCGGGTCTGGACGTGCTCAGCACGCTCGCTGCCACCGGCGCGGTGCCTGCGCTGCAGATCGCGCGCGACATCATGGTCATGCGCCGGTCGGTGGCCGCCGATGCGGCCCGGTTGTGCGCACTGAACGCCACGGAGGGCGAGCTGGCGGCGATCGCCACCGCAGCCGCTGCGTACCCGTCCGAACGTACCGATGAATCCATCGCCGTCGACCTGACGTTCTGGACCGCGATCATCGACGGCAGCGGCAACCTGGCCTACCGTCTGGCACTGAACACGCTGGTCGCGGCATTCGCCGACATCGGTTTCGGCGTGATCGCCGAGCTCGGCACCTCCGCCGAACTGGCCGACCGTGACGCCCACATCACGCTGGCCGAGCACCTCGTCGCGCGCGATGCCGACGCCGCTCACCGGCTGGCCGACGAGCTGCTGGGCCGCGTCGTCGAAATCCTCTCCGCTCGCCAGCTCTAGGAGTCATCCCACATGTTCGATCTGATCCTGCACGCCGTGCCGGTGTTCGTGATCTGTCTGGTGCTGGAAGCGCTGTCCTTCCGTTTCCTGCCGGACGACGACGAGGTCGGGTACGAATTCCGTGATTCCCGAACCAGTCTCACCATGGGCATCGGCAACGTCATCATCAACATCGGCTGGAAGCTGGCGGTCCTGGCCGCCTACAGCGCGGCGTACCTGGTGGCGCCGTTCCACCTGCCGGCGAATAACCCGCTGACCTGGATCGCGCTCTTCGTCGCCGACGACTTCCTCTATTACTGGTACCACCGAACCCACCACACGATTCGGGTGTTCTGGGCCAGTCATGTCGTGCATCACTCCAGTGAGCATTACAACCTGTCCACCGCGCTGCGGCAGACCTGGACGCCGTTCACCGCGCTGCCGTTCTGGTTGCCGTTGGCGTTCCTCGGCTTCTCGCCGTGGATGATATTGCTGCAGCAGTCCATCAGCCTGCTCTACCAGTTCTTCATCCATACCGAACGCGTCGGAAAACTCTGGCGGCCAATTGAGTTCGTCATGAACACCCCGTCGCACCACCGAGTCCACCACGGTTCCAACAGTCAGTATCTGGACACGAATTACGGTGGCATCCTGATCATCTGGGATCGGTTGTTCGGCAGTTTCGAGCCGGAAGGCGAGCGCGTTGTCTACGGTTTGACCAAGAACATCAAGACGTTCAATCCATTGCGGGTCGCCACGCATGAATACGCAGGGATTTGGCGAGATGTTCGAGCCGCTCGGAGCTGGAAACAGCGCTGGGGACACCTTTTCCGCGGACCAGGCTGGGCGCCGGAGGGTGCGTAACCCAGGTCACAGATTTCCGGCACGTTTCCGCCGCGATTCCGGCATGAAACATGCTGTGCACCAGGGCGTGATGACCAAGTGAGTATGGGTTGACGCGTAGTACATGGTCGCGCAACGGTTGCGGAATTGACGGCCCGTAGAACTGTTACATGACCGCTTCCGGAGCGCGCACCACGCGCACCGCGTGCTCCTATTGCGGTGTCGGTTGTGGCATTTCGGTCGAGACCCGCACCGACGCCGGTACCGGTCTGCCGGTCATCGCTCGGGTATCCGGAGACCGGCTGCACCCCACCAACTTCGGGCGGCTGTGCACCAAGGGTGCCACCCATGCGGAGCTGATGGGCGCCGACGACGGCCGGCTCACCACGGCACTCGTGCGGCACGGTCGGGGCGCCGAAGCGGTCAGCGTCGCCGTCGACGACGCCACCGCCGAGGCCGGCCGGCGGCTGCGGGCCATCGTCGACGAGCACGGTCCCGACTCGGTGGCACTGTACGTCTCGGGCCAGATGACCATCGAGGCCCAGTACCTGGCCAACAAGCTCGCCAAGGGCTTCATCCGCACCGTGCACATCGAATCGAACTCCCGCTTGTGCATGGCCAGTGCCGGCACCGGCTTCAAGCAGTCTCTCGGTGCCGACGGCCCACCTGGGTCATACACTGACTTCGACTCTGCCGACCTGTTTTTCGTCATCGGCGCCAATATGGCCGACTGTCACCCCATCCTGTTCCTGCGCATGGCCGACCGGCTGGCCAAAGGTGCCAAGCTGATCGTCGTCGACCCCCGGCGCAACGCCACTGCCGAGAAGGCCGATCTGTTCCTGCAGATCAAACCCGGCACCGACCTGGCACTGCTGAACGGTCTGCTGCACCTTCTGGTCGAAAATGGCGCGATAGACCAGGAATTCATCGCCGAGCACACCGAGGGCTGGGACGCCATGCCCGCGTTTCTCGCCGACTATCCACCGGCGACGGTCGCCGAGATCACCGGAATCCCCGAAGCCGACATCCGCCGTGCCGCCGAGATGATCGCGGAGGCGGGGGAGTGGATGTCGTGCTGGACCATGGGCCTGAACCAGAGCACCCACGGCACCTGGAACACCAACGCCATCTGCAACCTGCACCTCGCGACCGGCGCCATCTGCCGCACGGGCAGCGGCCCGATGTCGCTGACCGGCCAGCCCAACGCCATGGGCGGCCGCGAAATGGGGTACATGGGACCCGGTCTGCCCGGGCAACGCGCCGTCACGTCGGCCGAGGACCGCGCATTCGTGGAAGAGCAATGGGAGCTGGAACCCGGCACCATCCGCACCGACGTCGGCCCCGGCACCATCGAGATGTTCCGGCAGCTGGGCACGGGCGACATCAAGGCCGTGTGGATCATCTGCACCAATCCCGTTGCCACCGTGGCCAATCGGCAAACCGTCATCGACGGGCTGCAGGCGGCCGAACTCGTGATCACCCAGGACGCTTACCAGGACACCGCGACCAACGCGTACGCCGACATCGTGCTGCCGGCCACCCTGTGGGCCGAGGCCGACGGCGTCATGGTCAACTCCGAACGCAGCCTCACGCTGCTGCAGCAGAGCATCCCGGCCGCCGGCGACGCGCGGCCCGACTGGGAACTGATCTGTAATGTAGCCCGGCACATGGGCTTTGGCGATCAGTTCGACTACAAGTCCAGCGAGCACGTGTTCGCCGAGATTCGCCAGTTCGCCAATCGCCGCACCGGCTACGACTTGGGCGGCGTGACCTACGAGCGGCTGCGCGAAACCCCGCTGCAATGGCCCTGCCCGACCGAAGGGGGTGATCGGAACCCGATCCGCTACCTCAATGACGGGGTCAGCCAGGACCTGTTCGTCGACGCCGAAGGGCACCGGCCGCGGCTGGCCTTCCCGACCCCGTCGCGGCGGGCGGCGTTCCACGCCCGTCCCCACCTGGACGCCGCGGAACTGCCCGACGACGAATTCCCGTCGGTACTGAACACCGGTCGGCTGCAACACCAGTGGCACACCATGACCAAGACCGGGAAGGTCACCAAGCTCAACAAACTCAACGGGGCTCCGTTCGTGGAGATTCATCCGGCCGATGCGGCAAATCTCGGTATCGCCGACGGTGCGTCCGTTGAGATCTCGTCGCGACGCGGCACGGCCGTCCTGCCGGCGCTATTGACCGACCGAGTGCGTCCGGGCAATTGTTTCGCACCGTTCCACTGGAACGACGCACAGGGCGAGCGGCTGACCGTCAACGCAGTGACCAACGACGCGGTGGACCCGGATTCCCTGCAGCCCGAATTCAAGGTATGTGCCGTGCGGTTGGCGCCGGTCGTGATCGAGCCCGTGGCAGGAGCGCCGGTCGCGCCCGCCGTGACCTCAGCCGTTGCCGGCGCCCATCCGTTGGCCGCTGCACTGGGCCTGGGCGGGCCGCCGGCACTCAACGACACCGAAAAGGTCTACCTGTCGGGCTTTTTCAGCGGTATCCGGCAAGCCACCGGTGTGCCGGTGCTGCCCGCGTGGGCACCTGTCACACCGGCGGTGCGGCTGTGGGTCAACGGGGCACTGGCCGGTGCGCACAGTGTCTCGGCCCCCGCCGCGGTGGCTGGCGCCGTGCCGGCGCCCACGACATCGGGCCCGTTGGTGCTGTGGGCGTCGCAGACCGGCACCGCCGAAGAATTCGCGGCCGGCCTGGCCGCGAAGATCACCGGGGCCCGGCTGCAGGTACTGGACGACACCGCGCTGGACGAGCTCGCCGCAGCGGGCGAAGTCCTGGTCGTGACAAGCACTTTCGGTGACGGCGGACCTCCCGACAACGGTGCGGACTTCTGGGCGCGACTGAGCGCCGCCGATGCGCCGGACCTCAGCGGGGTGCGGTACGCCGTGCTCGGGATCGGGGACCGCGCGTACGAGAACTTCTGCGGCTATGCCAAGTCCGTGGACGGCCGGCTCGCCGAGCTGGGGGCCACCGCGCTACTTGACCGCGCGGACTGCGAGGCCTACGACGACGAACCGCTCGCTCGATGGGCCGACGCCGTTGTCGAATTGGCTGCGGCGGACCCGGTCGCCGTCGCGCCTGCAGCACCGGTGGTCGCTCCCGCAGCGGCGGCCGCGCCCGCCAAGCCCGCTCCCAAACCCGCCAAGCCGTTCACCCGCAACAACCCGCTATCGGTTCCGTTGTGCCGCAACACTCTGCTGACCACGGGCGGTACCAAGGAAGTCCGCCAGATCGGCTTCGACCTGTCCGGGCACGAGGCGAGCTATGGTGTCGGCGACGCGCTGGGCGTGGTCGTGGCGAACGCTCCGGAAGCGGTGAGTGCCTGGCTGACCGCGACCGGGCTGTCCGGCGATGAGATCGTCGAGATCGACGGCGCGGAAACAGCTTTGCGTGACGCGCTCACCACGTGGTACGACATCTGCAAGGTATCGCCGACCCTGATCAACTTCCTCGCCGAGCGGCACGACGCCAAGATTCTGCGGGCGCCCCGGGAAGAACGCGAGCGCTGGCTCGACGGCCGGACCGGCCTGGACCTCGTCGAGGAGTTCAAGGTCCGCGCGGAACCCGAGGAATGGCGAGATGCGTTGGTGCGCCTTGCCCCGCGGTCGTACTCGATATCCTCGAGCCCGCTCGTCAGCCCCGACGAGGTGCAGTTGACCGTGTCGGTAGTGCGGTACCACGGTGCGCGCGGCGGCATCCGGCACGGCGTCGCGTCGACATACCTGGCCGACCGGGCCGCGACGGTGCCGGTGTTCCTGCAGTCGGCGCCGCACTTCCGGCCGCCCGAGGACGCGTTGACGCCGATGATCATGGTCGGTCCCGGCACTGGTGTCGCACCGTTCCGCGGGTTCCTGCACGAGCGCCGGGCGCTCGGCCACACCGGCCGTAACTGGCTGTTCTTCGGTGACCAGCACCGGGCCGAAAACTATTACTACCGGGACGAATTGGAGGCCTTCGCCGCCGACGGGCTGCTGACCCGGCTGGACACCGCGTTCTCCCGGGACCAGGCCAAGCGGGTGTACGTGCAGCACAAGATGCGCGAGCACGGCGAGATTCTGTGGCGCTGGCTCGAGGACGGCGCGCATTTCTACGTGTGCGGCGACGCGGCCCGCATGGCCAAGGACGTCGACGCGACGCTCACCACCATCATCAAGTCTCACGGCGGTGTGTCGGAATCGGCGGCGCACGAGTACAAACGCGAGCTGATTGCCGACAGGCGCTACGTCCGCGACGTTTACTGATCTGCCTGCCGGCCTGTCCGGCGGTACCGCTGCACACCCGGCCGTTTCAGGGTTGACTGGAGCATGCCGGGAAGGAGCGATGTCGAATGGTCGTTGAATCAGGTCTCAACGCAGCATCAGGTCCAGACGCAGCATCAGGTCCTGCCGCGTCAGTGGCCCCGCCGCGCAACCCGGCCCGTCACATCAGGTTGACGTCCCACAGCGGCGGCGCCGATGCGCTGCCGATCCACTGGGGCGCCGCTACCGCCGCCGAGCGCGGCCCGGTGATCGGAACCACGACCACGCGAGCGCACCGCAACGTGATCGGCACCCACAGTGGCTCGTACAGCGTGTACCGGGCACTGGCGGTGGCTGCCGGTGCGCTCTCGCCGGAGCACCGCGCCGACCTGACCAACACCGCACCCACCGACGTGATCGGGCCGTATCCCCAGTGGGCCGAACCGGGGGCGATCGTGAGCCTGGACCCGTGGGGCGCCATGGTCGCCGAGGCGTTTTCCACGGAGTTGGGTCGCGGCCATGACATCCGGCCGACCATCGCCATCACCAAGGCCCATGTGATGCTGCCCGAGGTCGCCGACGCGATCACCAAAGGCCGGCTCCGCCCGGACGGTCGGGTGCTGCTCGACAACGGTGCCGCGCTGGTGACCAAGGCGGCCATCGAGCCCGTCTGGTTCCTTCCCGGCGTGGCGGCGCGATTCGGTTGCAGTGAAACGGAACTGCGCCGCGTGCTGTTTGAGGAGACCGGCGGCATGTACCCCGAACTCGTCACGCGCGGCGATCTCGAGGTGTTCCTCCCGCCGATCGGCGGACAGACCGTCTACATCTTCGGCGAGGCCCGTGAGCTTGCCGACCCGGACGTGGAACTGACCGCGCGCGTGCATGACGAGTGCAACGGATCGGATGTGTTCGGGTCCGACATCTGTACCTGTCGGCCGTATCTCACCCATGCCATCGAGGAGTGCATCCTGGGTGCCCAACGGGGCGGGGTCGGGCTGGTGGCGTATTCCCGCAAGGAGGGCCGTGCCCTCGGTGAGGTCACCAAATTCCTGGTCTACAACGCGCGCAAGCGCCAGGTCGGCGGCGATACCGCCGACCAATACTTCGCCCGGACGGAATGTGTTGCCGGGGTGCAGGATATGCGTTTCCAGGAACTCATGCCGGACGTGCTGCACTGGCTGGGTGTCCGCAAGATTCATCGGCTGGTGTCGATGAGCAACATGAAGTACGACGCCATCACCGGTTCGGGTATCGAGGTCGTCGAACGCGTGAATATCCCCGACGACCTGATCCCGGCCGATGCTCGCGTCGAGATCGATGCCAAGACGGCCGCCGGTTATTTCACGCCCGGCGCGGTGCCCGACGCCGATGAGCTCAAGATCGCCAAGGGCCGTGGACTCACGCCATGACAACGGGCACCGATATCGGCACCGATGCCGACAGCGCCGTCGCGGTCCGCATCCTGCGCAGAACTGACGCCATCCGCGACCGTGCGGACTACCTGCTGCGCCGCGCACGGGCGGGGGAGTCCCGCTGGTTCGTCGTCGACGACGACTCGCTCGCGGGGGCCGCCGACTTCGTCGCCGACGTCACCCGCACGCGATATCCGGATCTGGTGATCCCGTATCACAGCCGCTGGCGTCATTTCGAGGCCGGCGGCATCGACCGCACCACCGACCTACGCGCCCGGCTGGCCACGTTGGACGCGGCCGCTCAGGCCCGCTCGATGATCGACCTCGCCGTGGTCAGCGTGCTGCTCGACGCCGGTGCCGGGCCGGACTGGGGCTACGTGGAACCTGCTACCGGGCAACGCTTTACGCGGTCCGAGGGCCTCGGGGTGGCCAGCTGGCATGCCTTTGTCGACGGGGCGTTCTCCAGTGACCCGGCCCAGCCATGGCAGGTCGACGCCGAACGGCTGCGCAGTGTCGACGACGCTGCCCTCGGCCGGGCATTTCAGGCTGGGCCGGGCAATCCGCTGGTGGGGCTCAGCGGGAGGGTGCAGCTGCTGCGCCGCCTCGGTGCCGCCCTGGCCAGTCAACCCGAGGTCTTCGGTCCGCAGGGGCGTCCTGGTGGCCTGTTCGACGTGCAGGCCGGCCCGGCGGTCGGTGCGCACGACATCCTGGTCCGGCTCCTGGACACTCTGTCCGGGGTCTGGCTGGCGGACAACGATATTGGCGGTATCCCACTCGGCGACTGCTGGCCGCACCCTGCGGTTCCGGGGGTTGGGTTGTCACTCGGGTGGATGCCGTTCCACAAGCTGTCGCAGTGGCTGACCTACTCGCTGCTGGAGCCGTTCGAGTGGGCAGGGGTGACGGTCACCGGGCTGGACGCCCTGACTGGTTTGCCCGAGTACCGCAACGGTGGCCTGCTGCTCGACACCGGGGTACTGCGCTTGCGAGATCCCGCGGCCTCGGGCCGAACCTGGTCGGTGGCCGACGAATTCGTGGTCGAATGGCGCGCCCTGACCGTCGCGCTTCTCGACGCCCTCGCGCCGCTGGTCCGCGCCCGCCTGGGCCTCGACTCCCAGGCCCTGCCCCTGGCCTGTGTCCTCGAGGGCGGCACCTGGGCCGCCGGGCGCACCCTTGCGCAACAGCTACGGGCCGGTAACCCGCCATTGTCCATCAGCAGTGACGGCACGGTTTTCTAGGAGGGCGCCATGGGTAACCTGCATCTCGTCGACCATCCGCTGGTCCAGCACAAGCTGACGCTGATGCGGCAGAAAGACCTGTCCACCAAAGGTTTTCGTCAGCTGCTGAACGAGATTTCCGCGTTGATGACCTACGAGGTGCTGCGCGACATCCCCATGCACGAGATCGAGATCGAGACTCCGTTGGAATCCACCACCGGCATGGTGATCGACGGCAAGAAGCTCGTCTTCGTCTCCATCCTGCGGGCGGGCAGCGGCATCCTGGACGGCATGCTCAGCGTTGTGCCTGCCGCGCGGATCGGCCACATCGGTCTGTACCGCGACCCGAAAACCCATGTAGCGGTGGAGTATTACTTCAAGATGCCGAGTGAGCTGGACGAGCGCGACATCGTGGTGTGTGATCCGCTGCTCGCCACCGGCAACTCCGCGGTGGCCGCTATCGACCGCCTCAAGGAGTACCGGCCGCGGTCCATCAAGTTCGTCTGTCTGTTGACCTGTCCGGAGGGAGTCGCCGCGATGCAGGCGGCGCACCCCGAGGTACCCATCTACGCCGCGGCGCTGGACCGGCAGCTCGACGAGCACGGCTACATCGTGCCCGGTCTCGGCGATGCCGGCGACCGCATCTTCGGAACGAAGTAGCGCTCATGGCCATGCCGGAACCCAACCGGAGGGCCGTGTTGCGCGGCGCCGGGCTGTTGGTCGGTGCCTCCGCCGCGGCACTGCGGAGCGCTGGACCTGCCCTCGCAGAGCCCGATCCCGGCCCGGGAGATCTGGCTCGCCTGCGGCGGACCTTCGCCTTGGCGGAACAGGCTCGACTGCGCGGTGGCGCACCCTACGGCGCGCTGGTCGCCGACGCCGCCGGCAAGGTCGTCGCCGAGCACGGCAACACCTCAGCCGTCGACGGCGGTGACCCGACCGATCACGCGGAGATGGTCACCATCCGCAGCGCCTGGCGAGCGCTCGGCGATGACGGTATGAAATCGGCGACGCTATACGCCAGTACCGAGCCGTGCACAATGTGCGCGGGCGGCATCTACTGGAGCGGCATCGGCCGGGTGGTGTACGGCATGTCCAACACCCGGCTGTTCCACTTCACCGGAGACGACCCCGAAAACGCGGCGTTCGCCCTGCCGTGCCGCGACATCCTGCAGCACGGCTACCGGCCGATCACCGTCATCGGACCGCTACTGGAAGACGAAGCGGCACAAGCGCATCGGGGCTACTGGCACTGAGTCCAGCGGCCCCGTCCGGCTCACGCCGACAGCGCGTCGAACAGTGCCGACAACTGAGCCGGCGTGACGGACATACCGCACTGCCCACGCAACGAGGTCAGCGGTCGGGCGATGTTCTTCAGGTCCAGGAACTCGCCCGGGTGGGCGGCGCCTGCTCAAGGAACTGTCAGCATTCGCCCCCAAGGGCCGCGAGTACCCCGCCCGTGCAACCCGGGAGGGCCGACCACAAGTTGGTCGACGGCGGCCCGGAGAAGGGATTGAGCTCGGGGGCCTGTGACTGCGCTCCACTCGCGGGCGAGCAGTAGTACGAATATTGGAGC includes these proteins:
- the upp gene encoding uracil phosphoribosyltransferase, with the translated sequence MGNLHLVDHPLVQHKLTLMRQKDLSTKGFRQLLNEISALMTYEVLRDIPMHEIEIETPLESTTGMVIDGKKLVFVSILRAGSGILDGMLSVVPAARIGHIGLYRDPKTHVAVEYYFKMPSELDERDIVVCDPLLATGNSAVAAIDRLKEYRPRSIKFVCLLTCPEGVAAMQAAHPEVPIYAAALDRQLDEHGYIVPGLGDAGDRIFGTK
- a CDS encoding GTP cyclohydrolase II; the protein is MVVESGLNAASGPDAASGPAASVAPPRNPARHIRLTSHSGGADALPIHWGAATAAERGPVIGTTTTRAHRNVIGTHSGSYSVYRALAVAAGALSPEHRADLTNTAPTDVIGPYPQWAEPGAIVSLDPWGAMVAEAFSTELGRGHDIRPTIAITKAHVMLPEVADAITKGRLRPDGRVLLDNGAALVTKAAIEPVWFLPGVAARFGCSETELRRVLFEETGGMYPELVTRGDLEVFLPPIGGQTVYIFGEARELADPDVELTARVHDECNGSDVFGSDICTCRPYLTHAIEECILGAQRGGVGLVAYSRKEGRALGEVTKFLVYNARKRQVGGDTADQYFARTECVAGVQDMRFQELMPDVLHWLGVRKIHRLVSMSNMKYDAITGSGIEVVERVNIPDDLIPADARVEIDAKTAAGYFTPGAVPDADELKIAKGRGLTP
- a CDS encoding nitrate/nitrite transporter, translated to MSLLSRNRDIEHWDAEDVVAWDAGNKDIAKRNLIWSIFAEHVGFSVWSIWSVMVLFMPQAVYGIDALGKFVLGAVPIAVGSFMRIPYTIGPAKFGGRNFTIFSALMLAVPCALTMYFMMHPGTSYTTFLIVAAVAGFGGGNFASSMTNINAFYPQRLKGWALGLNAGGGNIGVPALQIIGLVVIATLGNRRPEVVCAIYLVLLAAAAIGAALFMDNIQGQKSNLSAMVEAMKFRNSWVMCFLYIGTFGSFIGFSFAFTQILNINFTAQDVAPLLDKYHVASVAKLPKEAAKELAKANFDASIHTAWIAFLGPLLGSISRPFGGKLADKIGGGKITLYTFAAMTAVTGVLVAGGMWDDATKGPATGAQMALYIAAFMVLFILTGIGNGSTYKMIPSIFEAKAQSKDELGAKEKMLWSRSMSGALIGFAGAVGAFGGVLVNIVLRTSYAGPSHSATTAFWVFLAFYVVCGVVTWFVFLRQPHLRAATGEHVGRGVVPAT
- a CDS encoding nucleoside deaminase, whose amino-acid sequence is MAMPEPNRRAVLRGAGLLVGASAAALRSAGPALAEPDPGPGDLARLRRTFALAEQARLRGGAPYGALVADAAGKVVAEHGNTSAVDGGDPTDHAEMVTIRSAWRALGDDGMKSATLYASTEPCTMCAGGIYWSGIGRVVYGMSNTRLFHFTGDDPENAAFALPCRDILQHGYRPITVIGPLLEDEAAQAHRGYWH
- a CDS encoding sterol desaturase family protein codes for the protein MFDLILHAVPVFVICLVLEALSFRFLPDDDEVGYEFRDSRTSLTMGIGNVIINIGWKLAVLAAYSAAYLVAPFHLPANNPLTWIALFVADDFLYYWYHRTHHTIRVFWASHVVHHSSEHYNLSTALRQTWTPFTALPFWLPLAFLGFSPWMILLQQSISLLYQFFIHTERVGKLWRPIEFVMNTPSHHRVHHGSNSQYLDTNYGGILIIWDRLFGSFEPEGERVVYGLTKNIKTFNPLRVATHEYAGIWRDVRAARSWKQRWGHLFRGPGWAPEGA
- a CDS encoding URC4/urg3 family protein; its protein translation is MTTGTDIGTDADSAVAVRILRRTDAIRDRADYLLRRARAGESRWFVVDDDSLAGAADFVADVTRTRYPDLVIPYHSRWRHFEAGGIDRTTDLRARLATLDAAAQARSMIDLAVVSVLLDAGAGPDWGYVEPATGQRFTRSEGLGVASWHAFVDGAFSSDPAQPWQVDAERLRSVDDAALGRAFQAGPGNPLVGLSGRVQLLRRLGAALASQPEVFGPQGRPGGLFDVQAGPAVGAHDILVRLLDTLSGVWLADNDIGGIPLGDCWPHPAVPGVGLSLGWMPFHKLSQWLTYSLLEPFEWAGVTVTGLDALTGLPEYRNGGLLLDTGVLRLRDPAASGRTWSVADEFVVEWRALTVALLDALAPLVRARLGLDSQALPLACVLEGGTWAAGRTLAQQLRAGNPPLSISSDGTVF
- a CDS encoding FadR/GntR family transcriptional regulator, coding for MDIAPVSRAAVSDAVFAHLVDEILSGRVAVDEALPSERELALAFAVNRHAIREALKRLQQARLVRISHGGKTRVQDWRQTAGLDVLSTLAATGAVPALQIARDIMVMRRSVAADAARLCALNATEGELAAIATAAAAYPSERTDESIAVDLTFWTAIIDGSGNLAYRLALNTLVAAFADIGFGVIAELGTSAELADRDAHITLAEHLVARDADAAHRLADELLGRVVEILSARQL
- a CDS encoding bifunctional nitrate reductase/sulfite reductase flavoprotein subunit alpha, with protein sequence MTASGARTTRTACSYCGVGCGISVETRTDAGTGLPVIARVSGDRLHPTNFGRLCTKGATHAELMGADDGRLTTALVRHGRGAEAVSVAVDDATAEAGRRLRAIVDEHGPDSVALYVSGQMTIEAQYLANKLAKGFIRTVHIESNSRLCMASAGTGFKQSLGADGPPGSYTDFDSADLFFVIGANMADCHPILFLRMADRLAKGAKLIVVDPRRNATAEKADLFLQIKPGTDLALLNGLLHLLVENGAIDQEFIAEHTEGWDAMPAFLADYPPATVAEITGIPEADIRRAAEMIAEAGEWMSCWTMGLNQSTHGTWNTNAICNLHLATGAICRTGSGPMSLTGQPNAMGGREMGYMGPGLPGQRAVTSAEDRAFVEEQWELEPGTIRTDVGPGTIEMFRQLGTGDIKAVWIICTNPVATVANRQTVIDGLQAAELVITQDAYQDTATNAYADIVLPATLWAEADGVMVNSERSLTLLQQSIPAAGDARPDWELICNVARHMGFGDQFDYKSSEHVFAEIRQFANRRTGYDLGGVTYERLRETPLQWPCPTEGGDRNPIRYLNDGVSQDLFVDAEGHRPRLAFPTPSRRAAFHARPHLDAAELPDDEFPSVLNTGRLQHQWHTMTKTGKVTKLNKLNGAPFVEIHPADAANLGIADGASVEISSRRGTAVLPALLTDRVRPGNCFAPFHWNDAQGERLTVNAVTNDAVDPDSLQPEFKVCAVRLAPVVIEPVAGAPVAPAVTSAVAGAHPLAAALGLGGPPALNDTEKVYLSGFFSGIRQATGVPVLPAWAPVTPAVRLWVNGALAGAHSVSAPAAVAGAVPAPTTSGPLVLWASQTGTAEEFAAGLAAKITGARLQVLDDTALDELAAAGEVLVVTSTFGDGGPPDNGADFWARLSAADAPDLSGVRYAVLGIGDRAYENFCGYAKSVDGRLAELGATALLDRADCEAYDDEPLARWADAVVELAAADPVAVAPAAPVVAPAAAAAPAKPAPKPAKPFTRNNPLSVPLCRNTLLTTGGTKEVRQIGFDLSGHEASYGVGDALGVVVANAPEAVSAWLTATGLSGDEIVEIDGAETALRDALTTWYDICKVSPTLINFLAERHDAKILRAPREERERWLDGRTGLDLVEEFKVRAEPEEWRDALVRLAPRSYSISSSPLVSPDEVQLTVSVVRYHGARGGIRHGVASTYLADRAATVPVFLQSAPHFRPPEDALTPMIMVGPGTGVAPFRGFLHERRALGHTGRNWLFFGDQHRAENYYYRDELEAFAADGLLTRLDTAFSRDQAKRVYVQHKMREHGEILWRWLEDGAHFYVCGDAARMAKDVDATLTTIIKSHGGVSESAAHEYKRELIADRRYVRDVY